A single window of Candidatus Flexicrinis affinis DNA harbors:
- a CDS encoding NFACT family protein, whose translation MNLDALTLSALLDELMDVIVGGRIQDAIDVNDDSVGLEIYADHRRHYLYLSADPQTPRVHLVTDKLRRGRSTPTQLGLLLRRYVEGGMLTHIHQPPWERVLHFEILGPEGECTLIIEPMERRANLLLVQDGTIRDCLRRVGSSENRMRVSLPGKPYVEPPPQVGKFDLFDIDVEQIADLFAGNTDAKLKASQLLSRRVLGVSPLLAREIVFTAHGDTDILAQHVEADALFEALSALTAPLKAREWQPGIAHDERGVTAFTVYPLTHVDGWERVDTVSEALSTYYGAPVGPEAYTAAKSPIRTIIEEATARLSAKLASLNESMTDDSERELLKLSGELVLAYQYAIQPGQTELKAEYEVGKPPLAIKLNPDLTPVENAQAYFARYNKAKRALEDVPGLIADTEAALQHLAQLQTDLDLASNWPEIDEVQSALMGAGFARRGTLKRLGGGTSSGPLRLVTRDGFVIWVGRNSRQNDLVTFGKGSPEDLWLHVRGVPGAHVVIKMDGRAIPDDVTTVAASIAAHYSAKRGEAKAPVDVTRVKYVKKIKGAAAGMVTYRNETTLTVDAQSEKSFEKELML comes from the coding sequence TTGAATCTTGACGCGCTGACCCTCTCGGCGCTGCTAGACGAATTGATGGATGTCATCGTCGGTGGACGAATTCAGGATGCCATCGACGTCAACGACGATTCGGTCGGCCTCGAGATCTACGCGGACCATCGGCGTCACTACCTGTACCTCAGCGCCGACCCGCAAACGCCGCGCGTGCATCTCGTCACGGACAAGCTGCGCCGTGGCCGATCTACGCCGACTCAACTTGGTTTGCTGCTGCGGCGCTATGTCGAGGGCGGGATGCTCACCCACATCCATCAACCGCCGTGGGAGCGCGTGCTGCACTTCGAAATCCTCGGCCCTGAAGGCGAATGCACGTTGATCATCGAGCCGATGGAGCGGCGGGCGAACCTGCTTCTCGTTCAAGACGGCACTATCCGCGATTGTCTGCGCCGCGTGGGATCGTCCGAGAACCGCATGCGTGTGAGCCTGCCCGGAAAGCCCTACGTCGAACCCCCGCCACAGGTTGGCAAGTTCGACCTGTTCGACATCGACGTAGAACAGATCGCCGACCTGTTCGCTGGAAATACCGACGCCAAGCTCAAAGCGTCGCAACTGCTGTCCCGGCGCGTGTTGGGCGTATCGCCGCTGCTGGCCCGCGAGATTGTGTTTACCGCGCATGGCGACACCGATATCCTCGCGCAGCACGTCGAAGCGGATGCTCTGTTCGAGGCGTTGAGCGCCTTGACTGCACCGCTGAAGGCGCGTGAGTGGCAGCCCGGCATCGCACATGACGAACGCGGTGTTACGGCGTTCACCGTGTATCCGCTAACCCACGTGGACGGCTGGGAGCGGGTCGATACCGTCAGCGAGGCACTGTCAACGTATTACGGCGCGCCGGTTGGACCGGAGGCTTACACGGCGGCCAAATCGCCGATCCGCACGATCATTGAGGAGGCAACGGCCCGGTTGTCGGCAAAGCTCGCGTCGCTGAACGAGTCGATGACCGACGATAGCGAGCGTGAGCTGCTCAAGCTGTCGGGCGAGCTGGTGCTGGCCTATCAGTATGCGATTCAGCCGGGACAAACCGAACTGAAGGCCGAGTATGAAGTTGGCAAGCCACCGTTAGCGATCAAGCTCAACCCCGATTTGACGCCGGTCGAGAATGCTCAGGCGTACTTCGCACGTTACAACAAGGCCAAGCGCGCCCTTGAAGACGTCCCCGGCCTGATCGCCGATACCGAAGCGGCGCTTCAGCACCTTGCCCAACTGCAGACCGATCTCGATCTCGCGTCCAACTGGCCGGAGATCGACGAGGTGCAGTCGGCGTTGATGGGGGCGGGATTCGCGCGGCGGGGCACGCTGAAGCGGCTCGGCGGCGGGACCAGCAGCGGTCCGCTGCGGTTGGTCACGCGCGACGGGTTTGTCATCTGGGTGGGACGCAACAGCCGCCAAAACGACCTTGTGACGTTCGGCAAAGGCAGCCCGGAGGATTTGTGGCTGCATGTGCGCGGCGTACCGGGCGCGCACGTCGTGATCAAGATGGACGGCCGCGCGATCCCCGACGACGTTACCACCGTTGCCGCGTCGATTGCCGCGCATTACAGCGCCAAACGCGGTGAGGCGAAGGCGCCGGTGGATGTCACGCGTGTGAAGTACGTCAAGAAGATCAAGGGCGCGGCGGCGGGAATGGTGACGTATCGCAACGAGACCACGCTGACGGTCGACGCGCAGTCCGAAAAGTCGTTCGAAAAGGAGCTGATGTTGTGA
- a CDS encoding cytochrome c: MSNQTTRKTSVWPVVVAGLFLVGFAALFVSELLQLSGGESGLPPADETLSSQTYQEVVDALLVDADAERGESLVQRYGCVACHTGAGADNRLAPYWTGLADRAAERHPPLSAEAYLYESIVYPRAVDIEGYTGNMPLIYGSQIPEDDLGSIIAYLLTFRGDSD, from the coding sequence ATGAGTAACCAAACGACTCGCAAGACATCGGTCTGGCCGGTAGTGGTCGCTGGCCTGTTTCTAGTCGGCTTTGCCGCGCTGTTCGTCAGCGAACTGCTGCAGTTGAGCGGCGGAGAATCTGGCTTGCCACCTGCCGACGAAACGCTCTCTTCGCAGACGTATCAGGAAGTCGTGGATGCACTGCTGGTCGACGCCGATGCCGAACGCGGGGAATCGCTTGTGCAGCGTTACGGCTGCGTGGCCTGTCATACGGGTGCAGGTGCGGATAACCGGCTGGCGCCGTATTGGACGGGCCTCGCCGACCGCGCAGCGGAGCGCCACCCGCCGCTATCCGCCGAAGCCTACCTCTATGAGTCGATCGTGTACCCCCGCGCGGTCGACATCGAAGGGTATACTGGCAACATGCCGTTGATCTATGGAAGTCAAATTCCCGAAGACGATCTCGGCAGCATCATTGCTTATTTGCTGACGTTTCGGGGCGATTCGGATTGA